Within Halostella limicola, the genomic segment AGCGGTTCGATGGCGCACCTGTACCGGAGTGAAAACAATCGGACGCAGCTCTGGCGTCAACGGCTGGATCGAACGACGAACTGGGCCGTCATCGTCATCGCTGCCATCCTGACGTGGTCGTTCTCGAATGAATCCAATCCACACTACGTGTTGCTTTTCGGTGTGGGTATCCTCGGAACGTTACTAGTAATCGAGGCGCGGCGGTACCGCGGCTACGACGTCTGGCGGTCACGGGTCCGAACGCTCCAGAGAAATGTTTGGGCGTACGGCCTCGACCCATCTCAGGGACTCGAAGAACAGGACTGGCGGGCCGAACTGAGTAGCGACTACCGGCAACCGCAACTCAGAATCACGATGGAGGAAGCCATCGCCCACCGACTCCGTCGTGTGTACCTCCCGTTGGTGACTATCATGTTGGGTGCCTGGGTCGTTCGCATTACTGCCTTCACGGACCTTCCCGTGCCCGCCAGCGCAGCGATCGGAGAGATGTCAGGTTTCCTCGTAATCGCCATCGTCGTCATCAGTTACGCAGTTCTCCTAGTCATCGCAGTTCGGCCCCGTACGTGGTATGCCGAGACGGAACTCAAGGACGAAGACCTCCGCCAGAGGTAAAACGGCTGTCTGAGCTCGTTTCGGAACCTCGTCTCTAGAGAGCCGCGGTACTAAGAATAGTCCCCGTCGTTACGCCATTTGTCCATTGAGTCTGGCATCTCCAGTCGAAGGCCAACGCTATAGTACCAGGGACAGTATTGTGAACCATGGGAAAAATCGGGCCGTCACAACTCGACGACCGCCACTCCGACAGGGACCTATTCGTCTTAGATATCCGTCCAGAGACGGACTACCAGCAAGGACACATTGAGGGGAGTTTCAATGCGCCGGTCTACGACGACTTACAGCGCGGGGACACCGATGCTCTCGAGGCCTATCTCGACGAGATTCCGACCGATAAGGACGTCGTTACCGTGTGCAAGGCAGGTATCGTGGCGCAGAAGGCGACGACCTATCTCCGAGACCAAGGATACGACGCAACGACACTAACCGGTGGATACACCGGCTGGCGACACTACGACCAGGGAACATTCGTCTATCGCGGCCTCTCGTTGCTGCGGCAGCTGACCCCCACCTCCATTACGTCCTCCCGATGACCGAAAGACAAATTGATATCGTGACGGCTGACAGACAGGACACGCTGTGACAATGGATCAGTCGTCTTCGCGAACTATCGACTCCTCTTCTGCACCGGTACGCTACGCAGAATGGCTCGTTATCGCGGCTGCGTTCCTGCACGGAGGACAGGATCTCATGCGTGGCGAGCCAGCAGCACTCGGTATCCCTGCCTGGCTGTTTGCCGGTGGCTTCTTCGGCTAAGCGATCCTTCTCGCGGCGGTCAACGATCGGACCCTCACACGCGCCGTCCTTACAGGTGGGGTGCCGCTCGGAATTGGCCTCTTTCATCTCATCGAGTCCCATCACGGAGGCTTCTTTATGCCCGTGACCTACGCGACGATCATCTTCGGTGGTGCAACAATCGCGTTGTACATCGAAGGACCGTACTCTGGATGGTCCTCATTCGGCGGTTAAGTTCGCCGCGGTCATCGAAGTGCCGAACGGAAGTCGTCTGAAACAATAGACGCTAGTCCCCTGTAGCTGGCGACTCCCGATCTGTTGAATCCCGACGGGCGCGCCAGAGTCCCTGCAGATAGGCACCGATGAACATTCCGGCGAGGCCCCAAAGGATCTCGTAGTTTCCGATGCCGAGACTCGCGTATCCTGCACCGGGACAGATACCCGAGAGCCCCCACCCAACGCCGAAGACGATGCCACCAACCACTACGTTTCGATCGTAGGACTTCTCGCGCTTGGCGTAGCGGTTCCCCGTCAGTGGAACTATCTCGAGGACTCCTGTTCCGAGGTGGATGGCGAATCCCATAACCAGCGCAGCACCACCCATCACGAAGAGCAGTCCGAGGTCCTCCAGTTGGAGAAAGTCCAGCACGATTTCCGGACGAGCCATTCTACTGTATGCTAGTCCAAACCCGTGGAGGAGTCCACCGACGATGATGACTAGCGTGAACAGCGGATGATGTGTAGTGGTACTCATCAGGGAGTCACCCCTAGTGCGGCAGCGATTAGCGCAGTGACGATTGCGACCCCGATGAACAGCAGGACGTTCACGATCGATGTTCGCGATAGCGACGCGATCCCAGACACACCGTGGCCCGACGTGCAGCCTTTGCCAATGCGGGTTCCAATCCCCACGGGGACGCCGCCGCCGAGCAGCCGCCACCACTGTACGTCTGTGACGAAGATACCGGGGGTGAAAACCAGCCCATAGAGCGCAGCGCCAGCGACGATACTGAGCGCGAAGACGACTCGCCAGTCGCGCGACCTGACGTATTTCTTACGCTGGAAGCGCGGAAGGTCGGAAACGTACGACAGCGTCGTCTCAAGGAGGGTACTGTTTCCCGCTATGATTCCAGTTCCCAGGTAGATCACTGCGATACCTAGGCCGACGAAGAGGCCGCCAACGAGATACTGAGTTATTCCCCGTGGAAACAACTCGGCCAAGAGCGATAGGAGCATGGCGTTCATGATTTGCAGTCACCCAAGAATGGATTCTCTTTACAGTCAGAGTCTATCGGATTCGGCGCACTCCCGATTAGTGCCTCCGGCTTCAACGGGCCGTGACCGTAGCGGGCACGCCAATCGGGTATAGCCATCAGAGAATCTAGTCGATTGTGTCGGATAAGCGTTCTAGCTGTCACCCCAATATACTACAATTTCGCAATGCGAGGTAAGCTCACATCGGGAGGAACAGCTACCTTCAGTCAGCAGCCATGGCGTCGCTGTCAGACGACGTCGTCCGGAGTTCCCGAATAGAGCTGAATATTCACGCCCCTGTACGCAGCTTTCGGAAGACAGCGACTGTTTTGATGGGATCAGATTCGTACACCGGTCAGACGCGGATAGTTAACCAACAGCCCGGGAATTAAAGCGGTACTGTTGGTTAAGTTTTTCTGCGCCCGCGGAGGGGCGGAGGCGCGTTCTGACCTCCGTCGAATAATGACTGAACCCCATCTCACGACGGTCCTCGAGGAAGCCGAGCACGTTGCCGAGCAGCACGACCAGGTCGCTCGAACGACAGAGAACCAAGCCCACAAGTACCTCCGATACGCCGTCTTCCGGGTGCTCGAAGGCGAGGCGGACCTTCTCCCGGCGGACTGGACGCCGATCGACGGCGTGACCGTCGGCTACGGGCGCGACGAGGCAATGTTCGATAGCTGGGGCTCCAGCGAAGACTGGTTGGAGACCGTCCCGCCGCAAGAAGCGTGTACACGCTTCCGGGTGTTCTTCCCGGACGACCACCAGACGGTTCCCCGTGACATCGTCGATGTGATGGCCGCGCTCGGTGCCTGGCGCGTCTGGACAGGGAGCGCAGCTACGTGCGGCTCCTACGACCATCGCGAGCGCCGCGAGGTCCACTACCTGTGGCCGGAAGGCCATCCGGTGGAGGAAGTGCTCCACGAGCGGCTCAGTGGTCCTGCGGAAGCCGTCGCTCCGGACGGTGGCCGAACGGGCGACGTTCGCGACCGGCTGGTCGTCAACGAGAACGCACAGTCGCAGAACGATCTCGAGCCCCGCACGAAGCGTGCCGTCGCCGAAGCGATGGACGTCTCACTCCTCTCGAAGGTGGCCGCTACGAGGTGCATTCCGCGTCCGGCAACCGGTACGAAGTCGACGTCATCGACGAATCGTGTACCTGTCCCGACTGGCAGCAGCGCTCACCCGAAGGCGGCTGCAAGCACCTGCGTCGCGTCGATCACGAGATCAAGTGCGGGCGTGTTCCGAGACCCGACGGACGGCTCCCAACGACCTTCGAGTAGCTCTTGACCTCTTCCTGAATATTTCTCTTGTAGCACTAAGTAGTGTGACGGCACACTAGACTTTTCACGGCCGATCACCTATCTGGAGATATGAGCAGCGACAGAATCGACGCCGAAAGCAAGGTGTCGGGGAATCAAGCAAACATCCCCGCCCGAATACGGCGTGAACTCGATATCGACGACGGTGATCAACTCCGTTGGCATCTCGAAGAGGACGGGAGTGTCCGTGTACAGGTTATTCAACAGCAAACGGGCACGTTCGCGAACTTCGACGGCTACGCTGGTGAGGAGCCGACCGATGTGACCAGCGAGCATGACGACTGGGGCGTCGACATCGAGTAGATGCCCCGCGCACTCATCGGTACGACAGTCCTCTTTGCAGCCACATATCAGCGGGATAGTTCGCACGATGCCGCGCTCCCAGTGCTTCGGGGAATCGACGATGGAACACTTCCGGAGGCAGTCGTCCTCGACTACGTTCTCGCAGAAACGCTCAACGGCCTCACGACCCACGCCGGCCATGATGCAGCCGTCGATCTCCTCGATCGCATCGAAGAAAACGCCCGCTTCCACATCGACTCACTCAACACCGACGCCCTCGCAACAGGGAAAGCCCTTTTCCGTCAACACGAATCCCTCTCCTTCGTCGATGCCTGCATTGTCGCGTATATGCAAACCGAGGGACTCGGCTATCTGTATGCGTTCGATGATGACTTCGACGCGGCCAAGGATGTCTACCGGCTCGACACAGCAACGAATCCCTACAACCCAAACTAACGCCCACAGCGGATACGTTTAGTGTCGAAGTTCGGTCTCAGAATAACCCCACCTCGTAGTTTCCGGGTCGCTGTGAACTCCGTCAGCTCCACCTCTCGTGCTGCTTCACGGATGCGCTCGTCGACGACAATCTCGGCGGTAATGGCGAGCAGATCGCCGACTATGAGTTTAATGGGGAGTTTCAAACAATGCATCCTTCAGCTCCCGATGGGCTCGAAGTTGCAGGCTCAGAATTGCAGGTTGGCGAAAACGAGGCTGTTGTCAGAGGGAAGTAGAGAATACGTGATGACGCCGTCGATTATGTAGAGGCAATCGGCAGATCTATGATGGGAACGGCGTTGTCCTTGACGATGCATAGACAAATGTACCGGATCTCCCAGCTGGTGAGACTTGGTCATTCGAAGTCTCGTGGCGAGGCCGTGACCGTATTAGCGAAGCAGCAGATCACACGACGATCATCAGAGAATAAAGAATAATCACCAGTTCACCTGTCGTGACTGACTGGCTATGGAACGCCGTTCCGCGGAGAGTGCCTCTGAGGATGTGTGTTCACCAAACCTGAAAGGTGCTAGTAGTACACCTCCTGCGATCCAGTAGATGAGTCTCGCGCTTCTCCCGAGCAGACCGTTTCCGGACGCTTGGGACGAGAGACAACTTCAGTACGGAGAGCAAAGCGGGGAACCGAAAGCAACTGAGCGAGGACTCACTCTTTGGCGGTTAGTTGCTGGGAGAGAACATTCCGTTCGGCCCGCTGGAGATGTTCCGAAACCGTTCCTCCATCGATGCCCAGGGCGGATGCGACATCATCGATCGTCGCCTCGCGTGGCACGGCATAGAACCCTAGCTCGTAGGCCGTCTGCAACACCTCCAGTTGTCGGTCTGTCAGTGCTTCTAACGTCTGTTCGCCGCCCTCGTAATCGCCGAGTCGGTGGAGTTCCGGCACGACACCCGCCTCCTCAAAGTTCCGGAGGACGTTCCGAATAGTCTCCTGAGACCCCACCAGCGAGAGCAACAACCCGCGGTCAACAACGGTTGGATCACACATCCCGATGAGGTCCGCGTGGTCGATGGCGGCCTCCTCGGGCAGTTCGAGTGCTTCCACTTCGATGACGTACACGTACGAGCCCTCCCCGGCGCTGACCAATTCCCAGTCGTTGACACAGTCAAACTCGTCGAGTTGCGTCTCGTCTAGTCGCGTCTCGACCTCGATCTGGGGCACGCTCTGCGTCCCCTCGTCCTCCAGTAACTCGACCGACTTCAGCCCCGCTTCCCGACACAGTGAGACAAGGCCACCGTACCCGATAGCCGCTAACTCGTCGTCAGAGAGGTTGATGATGGCCTCACGCATACCGCACAATACGGCCGCCTCCAGTAAAAACCGTGTCCAAAACCGGACGGACATGCCCATCGCCCATAGCCTCACAGTGCCCTCCTAATAAATGCCCCCTAGATGCTAGGCGGAATCTCCTGGCACTCCCGGTGAATTGTACGAAGTGAGGCAAACCCATGTGCCAATGTACCTGTCCGCAAACGGCGGCGAGCCACGAAGAACAATCGACCAGTGGATGCCAGTGCAACCAATCCAAATCGAGCAAAAGTACGACGAACTCGACCTGTCGCTGCCAGTGTTGTCAATGATGAATCCAGTGACGACCAACCGACTTCGGTCAGCCCAGACGCTGAACCGGGGGGCAGCATGACGCTGGCAACGGTCGATCGATATGATTCGGCTGGAACGCCGTCCATTGAGGGCCGCGCAGTTGTCGTCGGCGGGAGCATCGCAGGACTCTGTGCCGCAAGAGTGCTCGCTGACGTGTTCAAGGAGGTCGTCGTGCTCGAACGGGATGCGCTACCAGATGAGCCGGTCGCTCGTACAGGCGCACCTCAGACCAGCCATCCTCACGCGCTGCTTGAAGCCGGCCGCGCAACCATGGAGGACCTATTCTCCGGATTCGGCGAGGAAATCCTCGCGGCGGGCGGTCTGTTGATCGACTCTGGCTCCGACATGGCATACTACGACCAGGGCGGATACGTCGCCGACACTACGGCACGACTCCCGACGTACTGTGCGAGTCGTGCGCTCTTCGAGTACGTCGTCCGCAAGCAGGTCCAAGCCCTAGACGGTGTCCGCATCAAGGACGACACTCACATGACAGGGTATCTCACGGACGAGGAAGCAACGGCAGTCACCGGTGTTGCGTTCCGCAACACCGACGGCGCCGAACGACAGCTGCCCGCTGCTCTCACCGTTGATGCGACCGGACGGACGAGCAGGACCCCCCAGTGGCTCAGCGACCACGGGTACGAGGCTCCACCAGTCGATGAAGTGCACGTGGACGTGACCTACAGCACGATTCGCATCGAACGGCCGCCCGACGATCGCCGCGTATTCTTCGTGCCGCCGTCGTCGCCTCGGACGAGGGGGAGTGCAAT encodes:
- a CDS encoding DUF2270 domain-containing protein; the encoded protein is MSGSSSKDVDPTDPEQREVGQGLLDEEMGPSGSMAHLYRSENNRTQLWRQRLDRTTNWAVIVIAAILTWSFSNESNPHYVLLFGVGILGTLLVIEARRYRGYDVWRSRVRTLQRNVWAYGLDPSQGLEEQDWRAELSSDYRQPQLRITMEEAIAHRLRRVYLPLVTIMLGAWVVRITAFTDLPVPASAAIGEMSGFLVIAIVVISYAVLLVIAVRPRTWYAETELKDEDLRQR
- a CDS encoding rhodanese-like domain-containing protein; the encoded protein is MGKIGPSQLDDRHSDRDLFVLDIRPETDYQQGHIEGSFNAPVYDDLQRGDTDALEAYLDEIPTDKDVVTVCKAGIVAQKATTYLRDQGYDATTLTGGYTGWRHYDQGTFVYRGLSLLRQLTPTSITSSR
- a CDS encoding DUF6691 family protein; its protein translation is MSTTTHHPLFTLVIIVGGLLHGFGLAYSRMARPEIVLDFLQLEDLGLLFVMGGAALVMGFAIHLGTGVLEIVPLTGNRYAKREKSYDRNVVVGGIVFGVGWGLSGICPGAGYASLGIGNYEILWGLAGMFIGAYLQGLWRARRDSTDRESPATGD
- a CDS encoding YeeE/YedE family protein — encoded protein: MNAMLLSLLAELFPRGITQYLVGGLFVGLGIAVIYLGTGIIAGNSTLLETTLSYVSDLPRFQRKKYVRSRDWRVVFALSIVAGAALYGLVFTPGIFVTDVQWWRLLGGGVPVGIGTRIGKGCTSGHGVSGIASLSRTSIVNVLLFIGVAIVTALIAAALGVTP
- a CDS encoding AbrB/MazE/SpoVT family DNA-binding domain-containing protein; this translates as MSSDRIDAESKVSGNQANIPARIRRELDIDDGDQLRWHLEEDGSVRVQVIQQQTGTFANFDGYAGEEPTDVTSEHDDWGVDIE
- a CDS encoding PIN domain-containing protein, whose translation is MPRALIGTTVLFAATYQRDSSHDAALPVLRGIDDGTLPEAVVLDYVLAETLNGLTTHAGHDAAVDLLDRIEENARFHIDSLNTDALATGKALFRQHESLSFVDACIVAYMQTEGLGYLYAFDDDFDAAKDVYRLDTATNPYNPN
- a CDS encoding helix-turn-helix domain-containing protein: MREAIINLSDDELAAIGYGGLVSLCREAGLKSVELLEDEGTQSVPQIEVETRLDETQLDEFDCVNDWELVSAGEGSYVYVIEVEALELPEEAAIDHADLIGMCDPTVVDRGLLLSLVGSQETIRNVLRNFEEAGVVPELHRLGDYEGGEQTLEALTDRQLEVLQTAYELGFYAVPREATIDDVASALGIDGGTVSEHLQRAERNVLSQQLTAKE
- a CDS encoding FAD-dependent oxidoreductase, yielding MTLATVDRYDSAGTPSIEGRAVVVGGSIAGLCAARVLADVFKEVVVLERDALPDEPVARTGAPQTSHPHALLEAGRATMEDLFSGFGEEILAAGGLLIDSGSDMAYYDQGGYVADTTARLPTYCASRALFEYVVRKQVQALDGVRIKDDTHMTGYLTDEEATAVTGVAFRNTDGAERQLPAALTVDATGRTSRTPQWLSDHGYEAPPVDEVHVDVTYSTIRIERPPDDRRVFFVPPSSPRTRGSAIIPIEDDQWEVIIQGVHGDTAPTEPGSFTKFVDSLPVAEPGQLVTEQSWRSDTIDHYPYPSSRRHRYETLDRFPEGLVVTGDAIASFNPIYGQGMSVAALDAVELHHALKPGIDGVASRFFDRAATVVDAVWRMAVGADFGFPQTTGPKPRGADLSNWYFERLLRRSHTDPTLSEAFMRVMRLEQPPATLLKPGIARRVLQPTPGTSELMPRLKTLAGRGI